Genomic DNA from Setaria italica strain Yugu1 chromosome V, Setaria_italica_v2.0, whole genome shotgun sequence:
GGTGGGCATCGTCCCCGGCACCACCAGGTCCACGGCGCCCTCCGCGATCAGCTTCTCGACACCCCGGCCGATGGAGTCGACGATGTGCGGGACCAGGGCGTGCACCTCCGATAGCGGCCGGAACGCGAACAGCGTCGAGCCGTAGTCGTTGCCGCCGAACTCGCCCACGATGAACAGCGACCGCCGGAAAAGGTCACGGCACTCTGACAGAGATGATCAAGAAGTAATCATCGTATACTATACTACTACGAAGAATTAATTGAGATGCATCACGCTAGCTATTCAATGCAAGAAAATGAACCTTGCGGGGAGCTGCAGATTTTGGGCTTCATGTCCTGGAACCACTTGATCTGAGTGTGCAAGGATCCCGAGCTCCACACGGCGTGCCCGAGGCCGCGCTCCTGGAAGAAGGACAAGTCCAGCGACGTGGCGCCCGTGATGGCGAAGTTGGCGCCGCGGTGGAACGTCGCGTTCTTCGCCTTGGACGGCGGCAGCAACGGCAGCCCGAGTTCCTGCGCTGCTCAGAGATGCAGAGATCGAACACGATTCAGAACGGCCGCTGCTAACTTTGTGAGTGACAAATGACAATCGCACGAGAGCCTACCGATGaagtcgacgacgacgcggccgtCGGAGACGCGGCCGGTGGGGTAGCCGAAGTAGGTCATGCCGTAGGGCAGCCGCGCCGTGGCGAGGTAGTCGGGGATGCCGTCCACGCAGAGATTGCCGGCGTCCGTCAGGGAGTCGCCGAAGTTGAAGACGGCCGCGTACTc
This window encodes:
- the LOC101784742 gene encoding GDSL esterase/lipase At5g45910, which produces MRCRLLLCLVLLAHAGPPAAVAREYAAVFNFGDSLTDAGNLCVDGIPDYLATARLPYGMTYFGYPTGRVSDGRVVVDFIAQELGLPLLPPSKAKNATFHRGANFAITGATSLDLSFFQERGLGHAVWSSGSLHTQIKWFQDMKPKICSSPQECRDLFRRSLFIVGEFGGNDYGSTLFAFRPLSEVHALVPHIVDSIGRGVEKLIAEGAVDLVVPGTMPTGCFPMYLSMFPKPPGMYGGRTGCIKELNTLSWVHNAALQRRIEQLRAKHPGVRIVYADYYTPAIQFVLHAEKYGFLRQTPRACCGAPGVGEYNFNLTSKCGDPGAYACDDPSNHWSWDGVHLTEASYGHIAKGWLYGPFADPPILDTKHLG